Proteins from a genomic interval of Arachis hypogaea cultivar Tifrunner chromosome 10, arahy.Tifrunner.gnm2.J5K5, whole genome shotgun sequence:
- the LOC112715340 gene encoding eukaryotic translation initiation factor 2 subunit alpha homolog → MGPNLECRMYEAKYPEVDMAVMIQVKNIADMGAYVSLLEYNNIEGMILFSELSRRRIRSVSSLIKVGRIEPVMVLRVDKDKGYIDLSKRRVSEEDIQACEERYNKSKLVHSIMRHVAETLNIDLEELYVHIGWPLYRKYGHAFEAFKIIVTDPDSVLNALTREIKEAGPDGQEVTKVVPAVTEEVKDSLVKNIRRRMTPQPLKIRADIEMKCFQFDGVLHIKEAMRKAEAAGNDDCPVKIKLVAPPLYVLTTQTLDKEQGIQVLNNAITSCTESIEKHKGKLVVKEAPRAVSERDDKLLAEHMAKLRQDNEEVSGDEDSEEEEDTGMGDVDLDNNGTGITE, encoded by the exons ATGGGTCCGAACCTAGAGTGCCGTATGTACGAGGCGAAGTACCCGGAGGTGGACATGGCGGTGATGATTCAGGTGAAGAACATCGCCGACATGGGCGCGTACGTTTCACTCCTCGAGTACAACAACATCGAGGGAATGATCCTCTTCTCTGAGCTCTCCCGGCGCCGGATTCGGAGcgtcagcagcctcatcaaggtCGGTCGCATCGAACCCGTTATGGTGCTTCGTGTCGATAAGGACAAGGGTTACATCGACCTTAGCAAGCGCCGTGTTTCTGAAGAGGATATTCAGGCCTGTGAGGAGAGGTATAATAAGAGCAAGCTTGTTCACTCTATCATGCGCCACGTTGCTGAGACCCTAAACATTGATTTGGAG GAGCTGTATGTTCACATTGGATGGCCTTTATACCGCAAATATGGTCATGCTTTTgag GCATTCAAGATAATTGTGACGGATCCTGATTCAGTGCTAAATGCCCTCACCCGTGAAATCAAGGAAGCTGGCCCTGATGGGCAAGAG GTGACAAAGGTTGTTCCAGCTGTCACAGAAGAAGTGAAGGATTCTCTAGTAAAGAATATTAGAAGACGAATGACTCCCCAGCCCCTGAAAATTAGGGCAGATATTGAAATGAAATGTTTTCAATTTGATGGTGTTCTTCACATCAAG GAGGCCATGAGGAAGGCTGAAGCTGCTGGAAATGATGACTGCCCTGTAAAAATTAAACTTGTTGCGCCCCCACTTTATGTGCTTACCACTCAGACTCTCGACAAG GAGCAAGGGATACAAGTCCTCAATAATGCCATTACTTCTTGCACCGAGTCAATAGAGAAACACAAGGGTAAACTTGTGGTGAAGGAGGCACCTAGAGCG GTGAGCGAACGCGATGATAAATTGCTTGCTGAGCACATGGCAAAACTACGACAAGATAATGAAGAAGTCAGCGGCGACGAGGACagcgaagaggaagaggacacaGGAATGGGTGACGTCGATCTGGATAACAACGGCACCGGAATCACAGAGTGA